One part of the Dyadobacter sp. 676 genome encodes these proteins:
- a CDS encoding tail fiber domain-containing protein, producing the protein MEKLRNLKWVIWGALVLGLSGNLAFAQVGIGTETPVEKLHVEKGSFLVTSPVIDSTESPFYGSDPTADSLRYFMKWFQDRSALVSFGGGMNSQFFDPTFFNQHTGQFSLTSGFESFASGIGAAVFGLRSSAQGRAAFAAGFQANAISSNDFAVGTNAVANGTNSVAIGDQVSTNGHYLSFVFGSGVTNDKDHQMIMGFSGGYKLFTNNAANIGAQLSSGSNAWSVISDVNKKENFAPVNGEDFLQKISKMNLTSWNYKGQDPKQFRHYGPMAQDFYKAFGQDAYGTIGNDTTINQADFDGVNLVAIQALIRRMDQVNSDLRAELAEVKAQLSIRNKRSKNKRVLISKK; encoded by the coding sequence ATGGAAAAATTAAGAAATCTAAAATGGGTAATCTGGGGAGCGTTAGTTCTCGGTTTGTCTGGGAACTTGGCCTTTGCCCAGGTGGGTATAGGCACGGAAACGCCGGTGGAGAAATTGCATGTTGAGAAAGGTTCGTTTCTTGTCACTAGTCCGGTTATCGATTCTACAGAAAGCCCGTTTTATGGGTCCGATCCAACAGCGGACTCACTTCGGTACTTTATGAAATGGTTTCAGGATCGCAGCGCGCTGGTGAGTTTCGGAGGAGGAATGAATTCGCAATTTTTTGACCCGACATTTTTCAATCAGCATACAGGCCAGTTTTCTCTTACCTCGGGTTTTGAAAGTTTTGCCTCTGGTATTGGCGCCGCGGTTTTCGGGTTGAGGTCATCTGCTCAGGGAAGGGCAGCTTTTGCGGCTGGGTTTCAGGCTAATGCGATATCATCTAACGATTTTGCTGTTGGTACCAATGCTGTGGCAAATGGTACTAATTCGGTCGCAATTGGTGATCAGGTTTCTACAAACGGTCACTATTTATCTTTTGTATTTGGCTCGGGAGTGACGAACGACAAGGATCATCAAATGATAATGGGCTTCTCAGGAGGATATAAGTTATTTACCAACAATGCAGCAAATATAGGGGCACAATTGTCGTCTGGTTCCAACGCGTGGTCGGTTATCTCCGACGTCAATAAAAAAGAGAACTTCGCCCCGGTCAACGGGGAAGACTTCCTTCAAAAGATCAGTAAAATGAACCTGACTTCCTGGAACTATAAAGGCCAGGATCCGAAGCAATTCCGGCATTACGGGCCCATGGCGCAGGACTTTTACAAGGCGTTCGGGCAGGATGCGTACGGCACGATCGGGAACGATACGACGATCAACCAGGCGGATTTCGACGGTGTTAACCTGGTCGCAATTCAGGCGCTGATTCGTAGGATGGATCAGGTGAACAGCGACTTGCGGGCGGAACTGGCAGAGGTGAAGGCGCAATTGTCCATCCGGAATAAGCGGTCGAAGAACAAGCGGGTTTTGATTAGTAAAAAATGA
- a CDS encoding PVC-type heme-binding CxxCH protein encodes MPPFRITFRIGLSLLTASLLFPSQSCKPPKKSGPNVSAANVPRQTGTDIYAEHIRTAGFKTPEEERLSFILPEGFEVTLFASEPDITKPMNMEFDDRGRLWVTQSSEYPMAAGEGDGKDRITILEDKNGDGRADTFTHFDDNLNIPIGIMPVADGAIAYSIPNLYHFKDIDNDGKADSREILLGGFGHKDTHGMVNNLVRGYDGWLHACHGFSNVSAVAGTDGDSVRMNSGNTFRVKMDGSHVEQTTFGRVNPFGYAYDERGYLYSVDCHTKPITQLIFGGEYPHFGKKGARRAWVRTCYDDL; translated from the coding sequence ATGCCGCCATTCCGAATTACTTTCAGAATTGGTCTGTCATTGCTGACGGCCTCTCTGCTGTTTCCTTCGCAAAGTTGTAAACCTCCTAAAAAGTCCGGCCCGAATGTTAGCGCCGCGAATGTGCCCCGGCAGACCGGCACAGACATTTATGCAGAGCATATCCGTACGGCAGGTTTCAAAACACCGGAAGAAGAGCGTCTCAGCTTTATTTTGCCGGAAGGTTTCGAGGTAACGCTTTTCGCCTCAGAGCCTGACATCACCAAGCCGATGAACATGGAATTCGACGACCGCGGCCGGTTGTGGGTGACACAATCGTCGGAATACCCCATGGCGGCCGGCGAAGGCGACGGAAAAGACCGCATTACAATCCTCGAAGACAAGAACGGCGACGGTCGGGCAGATACTTTCACGCATTTCGATGACAACCTCAATATTCCGATCGGTATTATGCCCGTAGCCGACGGTGCGATCGCATACAGCATTCCCAATCTTTACCATTTCAAAGACATCGATAACGACGGTAAGGCCGACAGCCGGGAAATCCTGTTAGGCGGTTTCGGGCATAAGGATACGCACGGCATGGTTAATAACCTCGTGCGCGGGTACGACGGCTGGTTGCATGCCTGTCACGGGTTTTCCAATGTTTCGGCTGTGGCGGGAACGGATGGCGATTCAGTCAGGATGAATTCGGGAAATACTTTCAGAGTAAAAATGGATGGCAGTCATGTGGAACAGACTACGTTCGGGCGTGTGAACCCGTTTGGCTATGCTTATGACGAAAGAGGATATTTGTATTCGGTCGATTGCCATACAAAGCCTATTACACAGCTGATTTTTGGTGGAGAGTACCCGCATTTTGGCAAAAAAGGCGCCCGTCGGGCTTGGGTTCGCACCTGCTATGATGACCTATGA
- a CDS encoding tail fiber domain-containing protein: MKNLFADLRHQMWNIGMLAAVALVVLPGKGFAQVGVGTTQPNELLHVHDGSILSTSKRMKPETNPYYDPSFPDSVEHKMKWFHDKGAFRSLGERTGNGGLDPQVIGSYSFASGFEVSAPGLGATALGLRTLSSGKASFASGENTIASGAYSFVHGVSATASGDNSVALGNMVSSDGKKGSFVFGDNTKSAVLKSNAENQLSMRFAGGYQLFSNDNQTVGMTLQAGGNSWQVLSDVNKKENFSPVDGEAFLKKIGATKLTSWNYKGQDPKIFRHYGPMAQDFFEAFGHDAYGTIGNDTTINQADFDGVNLIAIQALVKRTEQLRQRNDALRAEVASIKSQLALVRPRKSRTLLTKK; the protein is encoded by the coding sequence ATGAAGAATCTCTTTGCTGACCTCCGTCATCAAATGTGGAATATAGGTATGCTGGCAGCGGTTGCGCTCGTCGTTTTGCCTGGTAAAGGTTTCGCGCAGGTAGGAGTGGGCACCACGCAACCGAATGAACTGCTGCATGTTCATGATGGGTCGATATTGTCGACCAGTAAGCGTATGAAGCCGGAAACGAATCCATATTATGATCCTAGTTTTCCCGATTCGGTGGAGCATAAGATGAAATGGTTTCACGACAAAGGGGCATTTCGTTCGTTGGGTGAACGTACCGGAAACGGTGGGCTGGATCCGCAGGTGATCGGCAGTTATTCATTTGCCAGCGGCTTTGAAGTGTCGGCTCCCGGCTTGGGTGCCACGGCATTGGGATTGAGAACGCTCTCATCCGGTAAAGCATCGTTTGCCAGTGGTGAAAACACCATTGCGTCGGGTGCGTACTCATTTGTGCACGGTGTGTCCGCTACGGCAAGTGGCGACAATTCGGTGGCATTGGGAAATATGGTGTCGTCCGACGGCAAAAAAGGCTCCTTCGTTTTTGGTGATAACACGAAAAGCGCGGTGTTGAAGAGTAATGCGGAAAACCAGCTATCCATGCGGTTTGCAGGCGGGTATCAGTTGTTTTCAAACGATAATCAGACGGTCGGGATGACGTTGCAGGCCGGTGGTAACTCCTGGCAGGTATTATCCGATGTTAACAAGAAGGAGAATTTTTCGCCCGTTGACGGGGAGGCTTTTCTGAAAAAGATCGGTGCTACGAAGTTGACCTCCTGGAACTACAAAGGCCAGGACCCTAAAATTTTTCGGCATTACGGCCCGATGGCGCAGGATTTCTTCGAGGCATTCGGGCACGATGCGTATGGGACGATTGGTAACGATACAACTATTAATCAGGCTGATTTTGACGGGGTTAATCTCATTGCCATTCAGGCATTGGTTAAACGCACCGAGCAATTGCGGCAAAGGAACGACGCGCTGAGGGCCGAGGTTGCAAGTATCAAATCTCAGCTTGCATTGGTCCGTCCGAGAAAAAGCAGGACACTGCTAACCAAGAAATAG
- a CDS encoding c-type cytochrome: MESTRILAKKAPVGLGFAPAMMTYDLGSTALAGLVYYTGMQYPAKYRNSFFTGDVVTCRIDRNTVTFNGSTPSSKKEEPFLVSKDPWFRPVDIKVGPDGALYIADFYNRIIGHYEVALNHPGRDRVSGRIWKVTYKGAEPHHNLPVTDWATATIDQLLEGLKHPQLNTRLKVADRLVDTWKEKAVGPVRAVLTAKAPDPTSYVHALWILHRLAALDDGLLGNALEHREQVIKIHALRILNERGALSEAHYRRVTSALKSNDPFIQRTAAEVLMHFPRPENLPLLMDLYEKTPETDSHLRYTALLGIRNNLKNTSVMWRLPAMHWNDRQLELLNRALLDVESPAGASFVLHYTLTHDPAPKDLLNNLEYIGRLAAPYQIEKVIDLIDAKFGSEPDKQLSLYRTIQAGIRQSGALPSPKMVAWGQRLAGKFLNDISEETETWKIRKAARNADPVNSWMVSERFLVDVMPPFRIILSEKGGYGPQSALYSVPFRLPETLKMNVFDNDVHNRPERTGVSKNSVKIRLADSEKVVGAYRSNHTAPMEYKDLIRKATFDLSGYAGQMGYIEVVDSSRTGSVGIGQFEPAVVSIPEKGPSVISEQRIAAAEIAGEYRIGALQPALRAVLRAKWMDFTVRNAAAGALMNIDSKGNVDVLADVFNDPAELPVLREKLAVTMGQAASPSVYETLKRQLASGARNLQIAIASVLANTSEGIGYLLNAFRDEELGTDIASEIAVQERLTHNADASQRAQMEQLLAAGANERAERQKLIDARIANFKPATTFSDAGKVVFVQNCSGCHQIQGSGGLVGPQLDGIGNWGHKALTQKILDPNRNITEAFRTYNITLKNNQTLTGLYRRTEGETMVFADMGGREFSVAKGDMKEYRASRYTLMPDQFRNIIPEKDFYALLDYLLGVK, from the coding sequence GTGGAGAGTACCCGCATTTTGGCAAAAAAGGCGCCCGTCGGGCTTGGGTTCGCACCTGCTATGATGACCTATGACCTGGGCTCTACCGCACTGGCAGGGCTGGTTTATTACACAGGAATGCAGTATCCCGCAAAGTACCGGAATAGTTTCTTTACCGGCGATGTGGTCACCTGCCGTATCGACCGTAATACAGTTACTTTCAATGGTTCTACGCCGTCGTCGAAGAAAGAAGAGCCGTTTCTGGTAAGCAAAGACCCGTGGTTCAGGCCGGTCGATATCAAGGTAGGGCCGGATGGCGCCCTATATATCGCCGATTTTTACAACCGGATCATCGGACATTACGAAGTCGCTTTGAACCACCCCGGTCGCGACAGGGTAAGCGGCCGGATCTGGAAGGTGACATATAAAGGTGCCGAACCGCACCACAATCTCCCGGTGACCGACTGGGCGACGGCTACGATCGATCAGTTATTGGAAGGATTGAAACATCCGCAACTGAACACACGGTTGAAAGTGGCCGACAGGCTGGTAGATACGTGGAAGGAAAAGGCGGTTGGTCCGGTAAGGGCTGTTTTAACTGCCAAAGCTCCCGATCCGACCTCCTATGTGCACGCATTATGGATATTGCACCGGCTTGCAGCGCTTGACGACGGCCTGCTGGGCAATGCGCTGGAGCATCGCGAGCAGGTCATAAAGATCCACGCATTGCGCATTCTGAACGAACGCGGTGCCCTTTCCGAGGCGCATTACCGCCGTGTTACCTCGGCATTGAAAAGTAATGACCCGTTTATCCAACGGACCGCAGCGGAGGTCCTGATGCATTTCCCGAGACCCGAAAACCTGCCGTTATTGATGGATTTGTATGAAAAAACACCGGAGACAGACAGTCACCTTCGTTACACGGCCCTGCTGGGCATTCGGAACAACCTTAAAAATACCAGCGTGATGTGGCGGCTTCCGGCGATGCATTGGAACGATCGTCAGCTGGAACTGCTTAACAGGGCATTGCTTGATGTCGAATCGCCGGCCGGAGCATCATTTGTTCTTCACTACACGCTGACGCACGATCCGGCCCCAAAAGACCTTTTGAATAATCTTGAATACATCGGCCGCCTGGCAGCGCCGTATCAGATCGAAAAAGTGATCGATCTGATCGATGCGAAATTCGGAAGTGAGCCCGATAAGCAACTTTCGCTGTACCGGACCATCCAGGCTGGTATCCGGCAGAGCGGTGCATTGCCCAGCCCGAAAATGGTTGCCTGGGGGCAGCGGTTGGCCGGGAAGTTCTTAAACGATATTTCGGAGGAAACGGAAACCTGGAAAATCAGAAAAGCCGCCAGGAACGCCGATCCGGTGAATTCGTGGATGGTTTCGGAGCGGTTTCTGGTGGATGTCATGCCACCTTTCCGCATCATATTAAGCGAAAAAGGAGGCTATGGACCGCAGTCGGCGTTGTATTCGGTGCCTTTCAGGTTACCGGAAACATTGAAAATGAATGTTTTCGATAATGATGTGCATAACAGGCCGGAGCGAACGGGCGTGTCGAAAAATTCAGTGAAAATCAGGTTGGCCGATAGTGAAAAAGTAGTTGGGGCGTACCGTAGCAATCATACGGCACCTATGGAATACAAAGATCTTATCCGCAAAGCGACGTTCGATTTGTCGGGCTATGCAGGTCAAATGGGCTATATTGAAGTTGTGGACAGTTCCCGGACTGGTTCTGTCGGCATCGGGCAATTTGAACCAGCGGTGGTAAGCATTCCCGAAAAGGGACCTTCCGTTATTTCCGAACAAAGAATAGCGGCAGCGGAAATCGCGGGCGAATACCGCATCGGTGCGTTGCAACCGGCGCTGCGGGCTGTTTTGCGGGCAAAATGGATGGACTTTACCGTGCGGAATGCGGCTGCCGGGGCATTGATGAATATCGATTCAAAAGGCAATGTAGACGTGCTGGCGGACGTGTTCAATGATCCCGCCGAGTTGCCGGTATTGCGCGAGAAGCTGGCGGTTACAATGGGACAGGCTGCTTCGCCTTCCGTTTATGAAACTTTAAAAAGGCAACTGGCAAGCGGCGCCAGAAACCTTCAGATCGCTATTGCTTCGGTGCTGGCGAATACCTCGGAGGGAATAGGCTATTTGCTGAATGCTTTCCGGGATGAGGAACTGGGAACTGATATTGCAAGCGAGATCGCCGTTCAGGAGCGGCTTACCCACAATGCGGATGCGAGTCAGCGGGCGCAGATGGAGCAATTGCTCGCCGCGGGTGCGAACGAACGTGCAGAGCGTCAGAAACTAATCGACGCGCGCATTGCGAATTTTAAGCCGGCTACCACATTCTCGGATGCAGGCAAGGTGGTTTTTGTGCAGAATTGTAGCGGCTGTCATCAGATCCAGGGCTCGGGAGGGCTTGTGGGGCCGCAGCTCGACGGCATCGGAAACTGGGGCCACAAGGCATTAACCCAAAAAATCCTTGACCCCAACAGGAATATAACTGAGGCATTTCGTACTTATAATATTACATTGAAAAATAACCAGACCCTTACAGGCCTTTACCGCAGGACGGAAGGTGAAACAATGGTGTTCGCGGATATGGGCGGGCGGGAATTTTCGGTGGCCAAGGGGGATATGAAAGAATACAGGGCTTCCAGGTACACGTTAATGCCCGACCAGTTCCGGAATATCATTCCCGAAAAGGATTTCTACGCGCTGCTGGACTACCTGCTGGGCGTGAAATGA
- a CDS encoding tail fiber domain-containing protein: protein MKAHIMMKQLKFTVALITTCCLLSGMAQAQLGIGVKVPQAQMHVHGGTVLSITSKLPPETSPFYAPVYNDDDSVQHAFKWMHDKAAVRFLGKGFYSVGIDTLNSGRFSFTAGYDNIARGTGGSSFGLRAHAEQTGAFASGWGVVSGYHLTFAQGYSTIASGPNCVSMGTNLENNSQVGCMIFGHSSFNAQSTTDHQFKAVFAGGYEFYSNAAITVGVLLSSGNNAWTVVSDARKKENFLPVRGDRFLQSISKMPLTSWNYKGQNARAFRHYGPMAQDFYKAFGKDAFGTIGSKTAINQADLDGVTLVAIQQLIHETDALEKSNDALAAEVETLRAKLSLVRKRQAEPYQKVVIARK, encoded by the coding sequence ATGAAAGCGCACATTATGATGAAACAGTTGAAATTTACGGTTGCGCTGATTACAACTTGTTGCCTTTTATCAGGAATGGCACAGGCGCAGTTGGGAATCGGCGTGAAGGTGCCCCAGGCGCAAATGCACGTTCATGGAGGTACGGTACTCTCGATTACATCGAAATTGCCGCCAGAAACCAGCCCGTTTTATGCGCCGGTTTATAATGACGATGATTCCGTGCAGCACGCATTCAAATGGATGCATGATAAGGCCGCTGTCCGGTTTCTGGGTAAGGGCTTTTACAGTGTCGGCATTGATACATTGAATTCAGGCAGGTTTTCTTTCACGGCAGGTTATGATAACATTGCGCGCGGAACAGGCGGCTCATCTTTTGGGTTGCGAGCCCATGCTGAACAAACGGGTGCCTTTGCAAGTGGCTGGGGAGTGGTTTCTGGCTATCATTTGACGTTTGCCCAGGGTTATTCAACCATTGCAAGTGGTCCAAACTGCGTTTCAATGGGTACCAACCTTGAAAATAATAGTCAGGTCGGGTGCATGATCTTTGGGCACAGCAGTTTCAATGCGCAAAGCACTACGGATCACCAGTTCAAAGCGGTTTTTGCTGGCGGTTACGAGTTCTATTCCAATGCCGCGATTACCGTAGGAGTGCTCCTCTCGTCTGGCAATAATGCCTGGACAGTGGTGTCGGACGCCAGAAAAAAGGAGAATTTTCTTCCCGTTCGCGGTGACCGATTTCTGCAAAGCATTTCAAAAATGCCGCTTACTTCCTGGAATTACAAAGGCCAGAATGCGAGGGCATTCCGGCACTACGGCCCCATGGCGCAGGATTTCTACAAGGCATTCGGCAAGGACGCATTTGGGACGATCGGCTCAAAAACGGCGATCAATCAGGCCGACCTGGACGGAGTGACGCTTGTCGCTATCCAGCAGCTGATTCACGAAACTGATGCTCTTGAAAAGAGCAATGATGCGCTGGCAGCCGAGGTGGAAACGCTACGGGCGAAGCTATCGCTGGTTAGAAAGCGGCAGGCGGAGCCCTATCAGAAGGTGGTGATTGCTCGCAAATAG
- a CDS encoding T9SS type A sorting domain-containing protein, which yields MQNNYGYSDNAPIAGNNYYRLKMVDRDGTFAFSQLRKVSWDGKALSVFPNPAADRLEMDVKDWSKVAKMSVMNASGNVIAERRSAEISGEKHMQLTSLKPGNYILKIEYLDGSSERTHFVKY from the coding sequence GTGCAGAATAACTATGGTTATTCGGACAATGCGCCCATTGCCGGAAACAATTATTACCGTCTGAAAATGGTCGATCGCGACGGGACTTTCGCATTCAGTCAGCTCAGGAAGGTTTCGTGGGACGGAAAGGCATTGTCGGTGTTTCCGAACCCGGCTGCCGACCGGCTTGAAATGGATGTTAAGGACTGGTCGAAGGTAGCCAAAATGAGTGTCATGAATGCGAGTGGCAATGTGATCGCGGAGCGTCGTTCAGCGGAAATTTCGGGAGAAAAACATATGCAGCTGACAAGCTTAAAACCCGGCAACTACATTTTAAAAATCGAGTATCTAGACGGATCATCCGAACGCACACATTTTGTAAAATATTGA